In Sulfitobacter guttiformis, the genomic stretch TTGGAACCGTTGCGCAAGTTCTTCATTTCGACTTGCGCAAATGCACCACCTTTGCCCGGTTTAACGTGATCGACCTTCACCGCAGCCCAAAGACCACCGTTATGTTCCAATACGTTTCCGGGGCGAATCTCGTTTCCGTTGATTTTGGGCATGTGTCAAAACTCTGGCAAAAGGTTGATGATTTCTTGAACCGTCCTATATCTTGGGTAGAAAGCACACACAAGGAGCCGTGTTTAGTAGTAGAGCACCTCTAAGCTATGCGTTTTTTGCATAGGGGCCATGCGATAACAGGGTATCCGAATCGCTCATGATATGTCAGAAGAGGCAGACGCCGAAAATGACAAGAGCAAGAATAATGGAAGGACGACGAGTTGAAAGATTTCGTTGATGGCACTGCCTTTAATAATGAGCAAGGCAACCGTGCCCGTAAACTGTTTGCAGCGGTAGTACTGGCCGCATTGGATGACGCAATAGCTGACGACAAGAAATATGGAAACGGTCCAGAGCAGATTGCCCGTTGGGCGCGCTCACGTGATGGCCGCGAAGTACTAAGCTGTGCGGGCATTGACCCGAACGAGCGTGTTGTGACCGGTCTTATGGACTTTGTTGGTAAAGGTGTACGTACGTCCGTCGCCCTTTCCCGCGAAGAATCAGAGCGCCGCAACGCTGCGCAGCAGGCCGAAGCCGCTTAAACGCGCTGTAGGTTCTGCAAGGTAAAAAAGACGCAGCTTTAGAGC encodes the following:
- a CDS encoding DUF6280 family protein, whose translation is MKDFVDGTAFNNEQGNRARKLFAAVVLAALDDAIADDKKYGNGPEQIARWARSRDGREVLSCAGIDPNERVVTGLMDFVGKGVRTSVALSREESERRNAAQQAEAA